The genomic interval ACAAAGACGGTGCAAGGGGCGGACCAGACACGGGTGTAGAAAAAGTAGACCAAGCGACTCTGTCGTGGAGATTTCAAACGTTTTGGATAGCCACAGCCTGCTCTGGAGATCTCAACTGACGTGTCTGTTGGAGTGTACGTATCGTCTAAACCGCACTCTTCGCCCTGTTCTCCGTGCATTACAACATCTCTTCACGCTGTTGAAAACCATCCCCAGGAAAAGCTCATAGGTAACCCTGCGAAAGATATGGTGGCAAGTGCGATTGAAAGTGTGCGTCGATCGACGGGAATCAGGTCGCTATTCACTGGTTCTGTTTGGAAAATTTTGAATCAGAGTTTAACCACGTCTTTGAACTCGCAGTCCGGGTGCGCAAGGTGCTTGAGAAATCTTTTTTTCAGTAGGCGGCATGTCCTCGCGCGTTTTGGTTTTTTTAGCAGCAGTAGGGCAGAGAGCGCGGAGAGAATAGTGCTTGGTCCACATTCTGCCACGCAGCTCAGGTTCACTGTCTCCCTAGTCCCGTGTGCGCCGTTGTCTCTTGCGCAATACGTGAGGATAAGCATTTACACGTAGATCTAAGAGGATCATAGCTGTCGTAATAGCCAGAGCAAATGCTAGCATAAGAGCTGTAAAGAGGACCATAACTCATCCGCCTGTAAAAATCGAGGCACTGATAGTAGCTCGCTTTTTCAGAGACGGACGGGATCTGCCGCTTGCATGGAGAACGTGAGGAGTAGGAATGTTTTTTTCCTCAAATCCCTTCAGACTCTCAGTCGGACCCCACCATGGGTCCAGTGCACGCAAGgccgtctcttcttgctgCTCATGAAGCGAATTGCGTTTTGTGTGTCGCTGTCCAGCACAACCAGGATAACTTCTTCAAGGATCGGCTGTGGATAAAAAAGGAATTCCCAGAGTTTGCCTTTTCGTGTCCTGACCCCCAAATCGGAGACACAAAAGACGCAAagcctcctctcctcgtcgacgTTGGATGCGGCGTAGGGAATGCCCTCGTGCCGATTCTCCGGAGTAAGCACCGACTGACGCGTAGCAGGTTCCCAAAAACCACAGCACCAacctctccgtcttccatgtatatatatatatatatatatatatatatatatatatatatatggataggtatgtgcatatgcatttgaatatatataaatatataaataagtaaatatatatatatatatgtgtaatgtatgtatgaatatGCACATTTCTGTCGGTGTATGGGTGCGGGGCACTGATTATATGCGAGCacgtcgagaagaaagcagcaacCCAGTGTGGAAAAAAAGCCACCCAGGCTCGTTGGTTAAACGGCCTTCCAGTCGTCGCCGGTGTCTGTTCGTTTCAAGCATCGCTTTCTGTTTATGGTTCCCGACTGAGGGAGTCTGCTTGTCTCACCCGTGTGGCGAAGCTGCTTTTCGTCTAAATTTTTCTTGAATTGTCCTTACCGACGCTTTGCGCGTACTCATCGGCGACGATTGCAGTTGAGTGTTGTCGAGGAACTCGGTTTCACGCTTTCTCTGTgacctctctttctctttcaggTTTCCCTCACCTTCACGCCGTTGGGTTCGACTGCTCGAAGCGCGCTGTGCAGCTCTTGAAGGTAAGGAGAGTCCGTCTAATTCCAGCGGAAGGGACTTTGTTTTCTGCAACATCTCAACTCCTATCGATAGTGTTTAGTCCTGCACGAGTAAGCGGCGGACGACGGAGATGCCCCGAGTTCCCTACAAATCAGTAACGTATATATCTCAGAGTAAATGCAAAAATCCATTAGGAAAGCTCGTCTCGGAGTCATTTGTTTACAACACCCGCATGCATGGCGGGACGATGAAATAGAGAGAATGTGAAGGAACTGAGACAAGTAAAGGGCAGGCTCTAGTCGCGAGTCGGCGTCTCCCTGTTCCCCAGAATGGGTTCTTCTTCAGCACTAGTGTGCAGATCGAGGAATTATGTTGAAAGCCGCTGTCGGTGTAACCGCCGTGGACGGACGTGGAATTCGCCTTGATACACGACAACAGTAGAAATCACATAGGTACTGATCCAAAATATCTGTTTCTTCAATTTGACGTATGTcaaggtgcatgcagaaggccGTGTGGCTTCTCGCATGTGCTGCAACACCCCCGGCTTCCCACTGAGTCTTCAAGACCCAGTGGCGGCTGCGGCCTTCGTCGGTGTCGTATTGTCTACTGTCTCCGCttgctctctttccttccatGGGTTTGTCCTCTAGAGAGCTTCGGCttgtgtttgcatgcatctcttttcgctgtttttttctttaaCACATCCTCAGGAGCGGTGGGCTGCGCGAGTTGAGGCCCTTCCCCGCCGGGGGTGCCATCGCGGTCAAGAAGCAAGCGGCGAGACCGTCTGCGgttcgtctgtctgttctgtgtatcctccttcttctgcttcttcgtctgcttcttcttccgcgcctgcctctcttcgaCCTTCTTCCCGTTCACAGGCCTCCGCAACTCCTACCTCATGTGCGTCTCGAGACGAATTCCGAAACCCGCTCTTGGAAGAGTCTCCGGTAGAGTCTGTGGAGCCCAGAGAGGCATCTGCACCGCCGGTGTCCGAGGTTGAAGAGACTGAGGCCTGTTGCTCCGGAGAGGACTGCagcgaaaaggaggaaaacgatGTTGAGCGGGACGGCGACagtgacgaagaggaagaagatgtcGACAGctgggagaagaggaaggaacaaGAAGCAAAAAGACTGCGAGAAGTCACTACCTTCGACATCACCGAGGTACGACTCTCCTGAGTCCTCTCAAAAAGGAGACCTACCCAATGAAACAATTTCTGTAGGAGTTAGAAAGCCTCGTAATTCGCCGCAAAAGAAGTGGAATCTTTAATGGCTGCCCTTCAGCACTCATTCTGTCTCTGTACGATTCCAAGGTGCCGGGACATGCGTCGCCGTCGTGCATTCGCCACATATGTCTCGTAGTCGTTGTAGACCTTTCCCGCCTCTCCAGCGACCaatctgtgtctcctttgtgaTCTGGTGTAATTCTGTTGGTTTCGCGCTGTTCCAAGCATTCACGTGTCAAAGTAAAATATGATACACAgagtcgtttttctgttACATCAGACGCGTTGCACCCGTGACGTAGCCAAGGCATCTATTATGGCAATGGCCAAAGGAGGCTCGCAATGTCTGTAGTACCCTATAGTCTATTGCCCAGgccgttttctcgtctctgctcaTTCAGTGGAACtgctcttcttgttcgccGTACCGTTTCTTCCAAGAGTCCCCCGCAAAGATGCCTCTTGCTCTGAACTGTACGTTGTCCCACCACTAGACTGCGTAAAACAGCGACAGTTGCTGGATTTCAACATACTACGACAATACGGTTGTTTCACGTGGGTTACGTTGCAGAACCAAACGTGTGGTGTTTCCATATTTACGGCATTGAGGGTACTCATTCGTTATGCTCTTGGCTAAAACCGGGTATCTGCCTCGCTGCCCCTTCGTGTGCGgtctctcttttgtgtttgtgCAGAGCGACGTTCCGGCGTCACTTGCGGCTCCTGCATCAGCCGATTaccttctgctgctcttcgttctctctgctcttcatCCGCGGCACCACATCACTGTTGCTCGTCGTTGTGCGAGGCTGTTGAAGCCTGGTGgaattctcttcttcagagactACGGACGCTACGATCTCGCGCAGCTTCGCTTTGCCAAGCGAGGCAAATCGAAAGTTGCAGACAACACCTATGTGAGACACGACGGCACGCTCGCCTGTTATTTTCTCACGGGTAAGGCAGTGAAAGCGAATGAAACATAACGTTGTGAGAATCTGTTGGGGGCTGGATATGGAGACGCGGACGCAGAACGCAGTTTAAACCCGCCGAGGATCGATTGCCATTCAGTAGATGTCAGACTTTCTCCCATGGTACGCTGGTCCTCCGCGTCACGTGGAGCTGCATCCTTCTCTCCGAGACCAATGAGGAAAGTCGCATCCAGTTGCGAAAGCATGTCTactcgtgtgtctcttggGATTAAAAGAGCAAAATTCATAGAGGATCCAGGGCAAGAACGTGCGATTCCATTTGTAAGAAGCAACCGAGTTCTTTTTGGTTATAAACTactgtttcgtctttttgcTTGCGTTCATGCTGGAACCTGCACATGTGTAGGCATAATTATATATAGATGGAGAGATAGATGTATAttcatgtgtgtgtgtaggtGCGATCGGACACATGTGAATCACAAGCGTTCATCTCTGGCACTGTACGTGAATGAAATTTGTGTATTTCAAAAACGCGGACTCACTCGCAATGACTTGCTTGCGTCTCATGTCTTGTCCCTGCAGACGAGCTCCGAGAAATCTTCTGTCGAGAGGCCGGCttggaagaagtcgaaaacAGGTAATTTgcctcgtcgcctttccCGCTGTCTGCACTTTGGGATCTCCTGGTCGATGCATACGCagtttcgctctttttctcgacaaGCGTTTTTGGATTCGCCTAGGTCGCTGAAATGCACGTTGCCGGTATTTCGAGTTACGCTTCCAAGCGACGGGTGTCTGCGCGGTGTAGCTTGTGGATTTCGTATGTTGTTACAAAGCATACAGTTTCAATTGTTTTTCATGGGGTCGTAATGTTAGACTGGAGGCTGTTTTTCCCTTATTGCGCTGTCTTCGAAGGTACTGCCTCCGGGAGTTTACTAACAGAAAGACCGGGGTGAAGATGCGACGTATCTGGATCCAAGCGAAATTTCGGCGTCCTCTCCAGCCGTAGAATGCCACTCGAGCAAGGACCAGAAGTGGAAAGGTGGAAACGGTCGCTGTGGTGGAAAGCAAGACTGGCTATATGTTCCTCGTTCCTATCACTCACCCCGACGTTCTAAGGAGTCTGCTCGCTGTTCAGCATAGCAAATGACGGTTTATCCATAGAGAAGTATCATGGtgacgaaggaaaacagtAGAGTTGCCAGCATTTCTCAGTTGCCGATCTCTGGCACACTCGCGCCGTCCCCCTACCACGATTGTAAAGGAATATCCACCGTTGTTGGTTTTTAAAGGTCGCTGTATGTCGGTCTTGTCGTGTCTGATCGAGTTTTTGTTACCTGTGTGGGGTATGCGTGTCTTCGTGGGGCAGTGCTTCTGTTTCCAAAAATAGCCGCGTCTGTCGCTTTGTATCTGTGCACTTGTGGTGTCAGGAGGGGTTTTGTGGTGCTCGCCGTTTGCTTTCCCCGTGTGAAAACGCGACAGAGCCCTGGACTATCGTTTTTGTACACATGGCACTCAGAGATAAAATGTCGCACGCAAGGGTAAGGCCTAGTTGTACGCCACATCTTTTGTCGTGCGAGCTTTTAGGGCCTACAACGAAGCTGTCATAGCCAGTCTCGTTTGAGTCCTCAGGGGAAAGCGGACCCCGAGAATACTACCAGGAAAACACGCGCCTTTTAGTGCGTCAGACGCCATAATGGGGATTATGTCCCGTGCCCCGGCAAACTCAAGTGGAGTTTCGTTCAGCTCGGTGCTGTCTTCGACATCTTTTGAGTCTGGTGTAAACTATTGGGTTTCGCCTTGTGGAAGCATCAAGCACGGGCATTCTCCTGTCAAGACATGTTTTACTGCAGGTTCAGTAAACAAGAATGTTACTTTAGCAGTGAGTTGTAGTGATGCAATCACCGGTAGCGAAAAGTGATGTCGCACCCCTCACAGTCAAAGGGAACGTGTCGTAACGAGGGCGGGTGGCTCTTCGCCGAGTACCATCACTGGAAATAGAAAAATTCGCTCTACAAGTAGTACCAATCACAGAATCAGGGAAGGACTTGCGGAGATGTAGTTTCGTAGTACCAGAACGAGGGAAGATTCGATGGCTGTGACTTCCGTTTTTCGCTTTTGCGTCCTGCGTTTGTACTCGGTCAGACTGTGTAGTCAGTTTGATCCTAGGAGATGTTTTCCGCGTGTCTCGTTTAGCGAACTTCGAAAGGACTTTTTTGGCACGAAGCTTTTCGGAAACAGAGTGAACTAACGCCGCAGCTGCCATGATTGCCGGACGGCAAGAGAAATGCCTTAGTCGCGTCGTACTTGTCTCGTACCTGCAGTGGAGTTACGACTGCTACTGGTGCCCCTGTAGCTGTTGACGAATTAGAGGGATGATTGATAACGGGACTCGCGCTGATGTTACACACCAGCATAAAAGGCACTGTAGGACTAGCGGTTTCAGCACGAGTGTCGGGTTTGCAGGCAGCAgtttttgtttcctcttccaaAGCTACTTTTCCCATGGATTCAAGCCTATTGACATGTAGTATGCACTGGCCTCAGTCAGCTAGTCATCCTTTGGGGCAGCAGGGGCTGAATACAATTGGCTGTCGGTCAACGACGGGGCGTATGTCTGCCTTCCCGCTTCCTCGAAAGCTGTAAAAATAAGACGAAAACATCCCGCTGACAGCACTTGAGATACGCCCACAAGTGTCCACTGGCCTTTCGACAGACAAGCCAAGGTCACCTTTCACGTACATTTCACGCAAGGAAGAACATCTAGGCAGAGAGGCACAGCCACTTGCTTGGCACCAATGACTAAACGAGAGGTTCTTCTGCTGTTAGACAGAGCCCCTATGGCGGTACAAATCATGTGACTAAAGCCCTctgctcctttctttctctgcagacaaTATGCCGGTCTACATATATTCGGTAAACTCCGTGGGTCTTCCCAGCAAATATGTCCTCTCTCGAAAGACGACGTTCCAGTTCACAGCCGCTGTTGCCATTTTTCCGTTCAGAGCCCCAGGAAGTTTCTCCTCAAATAGAGGTCACCAAAGCTGAACCGTCTTCGTTCTGCAACGATAGAAGCTAAACTTTTTCCTACTAGAGTAGCCCCACATTAGGCCGCCTCAATAATGTACCACTGGACAGCGTCTGCAGCCGTCTTTAACAGACGGGAcagcgttgcatgcagttacGCACATGCACACGTGTGCCAACAACGTTTGCTTGTGAATTAATCGGTTTTTCACTCGCGCCGCAGAGGCGTTTTCCTCCCCGCATTGTCGTTTCTTTTTGGAAACCCTGCCTTATCTTTGTTCAGTGAGGCAGGGACGAAAATAGTTTGCCTTCATTGTCGTCACTGCTGCTGTGCAGTTTCTTGTTGTCAATTCCACTCGTGCTACTAATCCTCGTTCAACGTGTGTCCCGCCACCGAGCCGGTACACCCTTTTCCCTCCCGAGTCCAGAAGGAGCTCAAGCTTCCTTCTTGCTTTTGCCGCCCTCGTTTCATCCTTTTTTCTTAATCTGTGGGTCGTTTTCCGCCAAAGAAAGCCATGCTCGCTCGCGGGTCTCCCTGGCGGCTCGTGCTGCCAGGCCGgtcagcgaagagagcgccTGAAACGCCTCCTATCACGCGATGTCGCCCCGGTCTTGTATgcgaaaggaggaaagcagaaTGTCTAAGGAGGACGGTTTCTTCTGCGGAAGAAGGAATGACGAAATTCAGCGAGAAGGGGGCAAGCCAGACCCGCATGCACCAGGGGAACTGCGACGCAAATCACGATTCTTGCGCCGATCCCCGCAGCGCAGCGGAAggctctctgtgtttttttcggaGCTTCGCGCCTTCATCAGGTCCCCTATCGCCGTTCAAGTATCTATTCCGTCGTCCTAGGTCTGTGAACGCCCTCAGCTCCTCTGCGTTGACATCTCCGTCTcatctctgcttctcttcctgcttctcttcctgtgctGCCTCTACTTGCCGctcctcccccttctctctcctccgctcATCTCGATTGCTGCGCCAGAGTGTGTCAGAGCATTCTGttccttcgctgctgtcACTTTCCAAGCCTGagtctcttcgttcttccgtCGTTTCCTCCCGTGAGTCGTCGTCACGTCTCGGCGACGAGTATCCATCTGCTGCCTCATACCCCCATGTTCGTCGGCAGACTTCCTGCCTGCTCAACAGCCAGAACTCTGTGTACGATCTCGAATCTTGGAGAAGGAGTAGTGGAACTGCTTCGGACCTGCTACGCACCGTTCCCAAGGGTCCTTTGCCGAGGCACAATGGGGGcacttcgttctcctccgcctccttgCTGCACTCCAtcatctctccttctccctctttcggCTGCGTCTTCCTTAGGCGCCTGCAGATCTACCCCCAACGTCGTGTCATCGGCCACCGCATTGTAGGagctttctttttttgaaCGTGACGCTTCCGAGTTAGACTACCTGGTTTGGATCTCGAATCTGTGTCTTTACCTAGTCCAAGTTCGGTCGTGCTCTTCATCAGATCCACAGTCTCTTTTATCCGTGCAGTATCGTCTGGCGTGTAAAGCAGTGCGCTGTGGCAAAGGTCTTTCGACTCCAAGCAAACGTCGAACTTCGCATCTTATGCGTTCCGTAGCGCCAGGGGACTTTGTCATCAGTCGACACTGTGAAACGTCCTCTTTCCGGGGAAATCGGTAGCGATACAGACGGTGTCAAGTCCGGGTCACGAGCAGGAAAACGTTCATGGAGGCTACGTCGTTATGCAAAGACATCTACGTCCATGTCTACGTCTAAagatatatatggatatatatggatatatatatatatatacgtgcatACATTTGAGAATGTAATTCAGGTGAACACGCAGTCGAACAGCATCATTGCAATGGGCGCTCTATGGCATCGGCATGGTCGCACGTATGCCCCTGCTCGCCGGCAGCATCTAACATAGAATCATCTTCTTCATTCACCGAATGTTCAGCGGGGCCTTCTCAAATGTTTAGCAAAAAACAGTCCTTGTGAGCCTCCGCTTTCATGGGTCGGTTCCTTGATTCTATATCCGGTAAAACCCCagcaaaggaaacgaaggtgACAATTCAGGCACAGTCCCCTGTTCCTGCTTTCGCGCtcatcttttttctcgtgttGCTTCTGCGTACGCGGGCAACTTTGTCGGTTTTTCTCAGTCACCTGGTTTCCTGCGTCACGGAGGGAACGCTTTATCACAGGTGGCTGTCTTGAAGTGTACTCTCACCCCTCAGTGGCGGGCGGAACTGCGTTGCCATTTTTCAACTCTGTTCTGGAGTCCTCTGTCCCAGTGGACCGTGTTGGCTAAGTGAATGCAGCGCTTCTCATAGACGCAACCAGTGGAACATGTTTGGTTTTCCATGGTCGCAGCtccctcgcgttcttcttgtCGTGTAGGATTTGTGTCACTCGACCGTggttctcgcctctgttttGCAGGAGATTTTTCGGGGAAAACATCGGCGTCGGCGAATGGTCCCGCCGCGGATTCCCCTGCACCCGCTGGCGGCGAACACGTCGGAGGAGACGGCCTCGAAAGACATGAATTTGTTTGAGACGTACCGCGACCTGCAGCTCCGGTGGAAGAAGACTTGTCGGCAGCGCAAGAAGAAATTCAACATCGCGCGCAAGTGGCGCATGCCTCGAAACATTCGACCGCTTCCAGACCCGAGCTGGACGCTCGTGTTCCACGTCAACCCCCGCAGTGGGTACcggcgaggacgaggcgtgtgtagagacaggaggcgagagaagctgcagggCGACGCCTTGGAAGTCtcggcagaagacgaggagaaccGTTTAGCCGGGAAGGCGCCGTCGAATAGAGATCAGGAGGATAGGCAACGAGGACGTGGAGCTCAGGAAACTTATTTCCGCTCGGATGCAGCACTGGACGCTGCcatcgaggaagaaaacatcCTCCAGATCCTTGCGCGACATCCTGAGAAAGGTCGAGTCGAAGGCAGCGGACGCCCGCGAGGCGCCGACGGCTGGGGCAGAGACGGACCCCTGCCGCAGTGGATGCAAATTCTTCAGCGAACGCCACAGGAAGAGCTATTCTGCGTCATGAAGAGCAATGTCTCTACCCAACACAAGgtatgcatgcgtgcattCCGTGTGCAAAGGCTTCatcgtcgttttcttcgcgaaCAGAAAATCAGGAGATGAATGAGCAGGAGTCGCTGTTCGCAACGCAAGAGGGTCGGCTTTCGCTTCAGAGATAAAATGCGCAGTTTTTGTTCCCCCTGCTACCTGGTTTAGGCGCCGCTACccaagggagagaggcggcgcgtAAACCGCGGCATTAGAAGTGTGGAAGTTACTGTCCATTAGCTGTGGGGACTCATACAGAGTACAGGTTTTCCGCAGGATTAAGAACTAGACTCTGTGTCGTTGTGTATTTCAAAGTATAGATGTGTAGATGTTTATGAAGGCATAAAAAAGCATTGAGTTCCGTACCAGCTCCGACCGAACGCAAGAGGTGTACTAAACACATGCGAATTCAATCTTATTAATACATAACGAACTTGTCGAACCTGTGTTCATACGTGAAGCCGATTGTAGTAAGCGGATTCCGCTGAGAAGTGGCAAGCGAGTTCGGGAGTAGCTAGCAGCATTACATCCAACTCATTTGTCGACACAAATGCAAGGCATGAGCTGTGCACAAGTAGAAGCGGTACATCTATGTGTATCGATTTGCGGTCGTCCTCTGACAGGATTAGTGCATGCTCCTCCCGCGAGCTCcggtttccttctcgtcatCGTAGAGGCCGTTCCTTGTGACTATCCGCAGGTCACTGCTGGTGATTTGATTCAAGCCGAGAAACTACACCGCAAGCAAGCAGGTAAGAACTCAAAGACGGAGGTAGGGGCGCGCAAGCAAGGACTGCAAAGACAGGCCACCGCAGGCACTCATCTGCAGTGACAGCGTCAGCAGTGCCATCGTTGTAGGTATGCTTTCTTCCACTGTTTCAATGCCTATCTCTGCTGTCCATCCTCACCATTCGCTCTCAGTTGGAGAAcattctttgttttctgtttttcaaCGGCGGGACATCCCGGCGAAAGCTGTTGCCAGGGGTCCAAAGGCTCCACCATGGTGCTTAAATTGCATGTGTAAGTAGAACTCCGTCCCCCTGTAGCTTTCTCTGGAA from Toxoplasma gondii ME49 chromosome VIIa, whole genome shotgun sequence carries:
- a CDS encoding methylase, putative (encoded by transcript TGME49_202360); translation: MSSLDFLCRSSLDSQPLPLRDTMVADPCAGAPVGGSKTERSEASVSDLAANMIGDVLPEKNFYDSDIVASFTLTPEEVKAAHALVEANDQLLPQFTLDKLDRDAVRNWDVFYKHNQDNFFKDRLWIKKEFPEFAFSCPDPQIGDTKDAKPPLLVDVGCGVGNALVPILRSFPHLHAVGFDCSKRAVQLLKERWAARVEALPRRGCHRGQEASGETVCGSSVCSVYPPSSASSSASSSAPASLRPSSRSQASATPTSCASRDEFRNPLLEESPVESVEPREASAPPVSEVEETEACCSGEDCSEKEENDVERDGDSDEEEEDVDSWEKRKEQEAKRLREVTTFDITESDVPASLAAPASADYLLLLFVLSALHPRHHITVARRCARLLKPGGILFFRDYGRYDLAQLRFAKRGKSKVADNTYVRHDGTLACYFLTDELREIFCREAGLEEVENRYCLREFTNRKTGVKMRRIWIQAKFRRPLQP
- a CDS encoding 50S ribosomal protein L21, putative (encoded by transcript TGME49_202350); this translates as MLARGSPWRLVLPGRSAKRAPETPPITRCRPGLVCERRKAECLRRTVSSAEEGMTKFSEKGASQTRMHQGNCDANHDSCADPRSAAEGSLCFFRSFAPSSGPLSPFKYLFRRPRSVNALSSSALTSPSHLCFSSCFSSCAASTCRSSPFSLLRSSRLLRQSVSEHSVPSLLSLSKPESLRSSVVSSRESSSRLGDEYPSAASYPHVRRQTSCLLNSQNSVYDLESWRRSSGTASDLLRTVPKGPLPRHNGGTSFSSASLLHSIISPSPSFGCVFLRRLQIYPQRRVIGHRIEIFRGKHRRRRMVPPRIPLHPLAANTSEETASKDMNLFETYRDLQLRWKKTCRQRKKKFNIARKWRMPRNIRPLPDPSWTLVFHVNPRSGYRRGRGVCRDRRREKLQGDALEVSAEDEENRLAGKAPSNRDQEDRQRGRGAQETYFRSDAALDAAIEEENILQILARHPEKGRVEGSGRPRGADGWGRDGPLPQWMQILQRTPQEELFCVMKSNVSTQHKVTAGDLIQAEKLHRKQAGDKVVFGTVMLVGSRDWTIIGKPTVPFAKVEATVEEQTLAGETLSFFYRKSRRVSRFRRIRHCVTMLRIDRIVVDPNMTVDPPAPKPDRLLDLWANRWLYPDELDGIKRNESGEPVVSEIYDGREHQKGSYQRRGLTASYRWYPDPQSAHWRP